From a single Deinococcota bacterium genomic region:
- the ribD gene encoding bifunctional diaminohydroxyphosphoribosylaminopyrimidine deaminase/5-amino-6-(5-phosphoribosylamino)uracil reductase RibD yields MSGATQEPVAEHERYMWRALELAERGRGKVAPNPLVGCVIVRDDEIIAEGWHERPGEPHAEVNALRSLDNLEAARGATVYVTLEPCSHHGRTPPCADALIAAGVRRVVIAARDPDPRVDGRGVQKLLEAGVEVVSSILTEEAERQNEVFFTVHARGRPFVLYKTAMTLDGKIATRSGQSRWITGPEARAKVQDWRARVDAVAVGVTTVLLDDPLLTNRKGGRSPLKVLFDSVARTPAGARLFDDDEQGGAARVVVYATEGAPKARLEGLRARGAEVVVLAGRHGRPDLVAALTDLKARGVHTLLLEGGGTLAWSFFEARAVDKVAFFIGPKLLGGGGASPLGGLGVEAMVDAIELSEVQTERVAGDILVSGRVQYREEA; encoded by the coding sequence GTGAGCGGCGCCACGCAGGAGCCCGTCGCCGAGCACGAACGCTACATGTGGCGGGCGCTCGAGCTGGCCGAGCGGGGCCGGGGCAAGGTCGCGCCCAATCCGCTGGTCGGCTGCGTCATCGTCCGCGACGACGAGATCATCGCCGAGGGCTGGCACGAGCGGCCGGGCGAGCCGCACGCCGAGGTCAACGCGCTCAGGAGCCTCGACAACCTCGAGGCGGCGCGCGGGGCCACCGTCTACGTGACCCTCGAGCCCTGCAGCCATCACGGCCGCACCCCCCCTTGCGCCGACGCGCTGATCGCGGCTGGGGTCAGGCGGGTGGTCATCGCCGCCCGGGACCCCGACCCCAGGGTGGACGGCCGGGGCGTCCAGAAGCTCCTTGAGGCGGGCGTCGAGGTGGTTTCCAGCATCCTCACGGAGGAGGCGGAGCGGCAAAACGAGGTCTTTTTCACCGTCCACGCCCGCGGCCGGCCCTTCGTGCTCTACAAGACCGCCATGACCCTGGACGGCAAGATCGCTACCCGCAGCGGTCAGTCGCGCTGGATCACCGGGCCCGAGGCGAGGGCCAAGGTGCAGGACTGGCGCGCTAGGGTGGACGCGGTGGCGGTGGGCGTGACGACGGTGCTCCTGGACGACCCTCTGCTCACCAACCGCAAAGGCGGCCGCAGTCCCCTGAAGGTCCTCTTCGACTCGGTGGCGAGAACGCCCGCGGGGGCGCGCCTCTTTGACGACGACGAGCAGGGCGGGGCGGCCAGGGTCGTCGTCTACGCCACCGAAGGGGCGCCCAAGGCCAGGCTCGAGGGCCTCAGAGCGCGCGGCGCCGAGGTGGTCGTGCTCGCCGGCAGGCACGGCCGTCCCGACCTGGTGGCGGCGCTCACCGACCTCAAGGCGCGCGGCGTCCACACGCTCCTGCTCGAGGGCGGCGGCACCCTGGCCTGGTCGTTCTTCGAGGCGCGGGCGGTGGACAAGGTGGCCTTTTTTATCGGGCCCAAGCTCCTGGGCGGCGGCGGCGCCAGCCCGCTCGGCGGCTTAGGGGTCGAGGCGATGGTCGACGCCATCGAACTGAGCGAGGTGCAGACCGAGAGGGTCGCGGGCGACATCCTCGTCTCCGGCCGGGTGCAGTACCGGGAGGAAGCGTAG
- a CDS encoding bifunctional 3,4-dihydroxy-2-butanone-4-phosphate synthase/GTP cyclohydrolase II, translated as MSPKNPKLASIEEILDDLRQGKPVIIVDDEDRENEGDLIIPAERVTPENIAFTIRYTGGVICLAMTNALADHLELPPMVAKNTARRSTAYTVSIEAVEGVDTGISAKDRATTILTTVRDGVSAADLARPGHVFPLRAKDGGVLRRAGHTEAAVDLARLAGFKPVGAISELMHDDGTMMRLPAILEFASAHDLKVGTTADLIAYRLGRDGFVKHVASATLPTPWAEFTVHGYKDELSGNEHVAVSLGEVGDGRPVLVRMHSECLTGDALHSLRCDCGFQRDAALKMIADEGRGLLVYLRQEGRGIGLLNKIKAYALQDAGADTVEANEQLGFAPDLRDYGVGAQILLHQGVRELRLLTNNPRKVAGLEGYGIEIVETVPIRVGKNPYNEKYLATKASKLGHLME; from the coding sequence GTGTCACCGAAAAACCCCAAGCTGGCCTCGATCGAGGAGATTTTAGACGACTTGCGTCAGGGCAAGCCGGTCATCATCGTCGACGACGAGGACCGCGAGAACGAAGGCGACCTTATAATCCCTGCCGAAAGGGTCACGCCGGAAAACATCGCCTTCACCATCCGCTACACCGGCGGGGTCATCTGCCTGGCGATGACCAACGCCCTGGCCGACCACCTCGAGCTGCCGCCCATGGTCGCCAAGAACACCGCCCGCAGGAGCACCGCCTACACGGTGTCCATCGAGGCCGTCGAGGGTGTCGACACCGGCATCTCGGCCAAGGACCGCGCCACCACCATCTTGACCACGGTCAGGGACGGCGTGAGCGCGGCCGACCTGGCCCGGCCCGGCCACGTCTTTCCCCTACGGGCCAAGGACGGCGGCGTGCTCAGGCGGGCGGGCCACACCGAGGCGGCGGTGGACCTGGCGCGCTTGGCGGGCTTCAAGCCCGTCGGCGCCATCAGCGAGCTCATGCACGACGACGGCACCATGATGCGGCTGCCGGCGATTTTGGAGTTCGCTAGCGCGCACGACCTCAAGGTGGGCACCACCGCCGACCTGATCGCCTACCGGCTCGGGCGCGACGGCTTCGTCAAGCACGTCGCCTCGGCCACCTTGCCGACCCCCTGGGCCGAGTTCACCGTCCACGGCTACAAAGACGAGCTCTCCGGCAACGAGCACGTCGCCGTGTCCCTGGGCGAGGTCGGCGACGGCAGGCCGGTCTTGGTGCGGATGCACTCGGAGTGCCTGACGGGCGACGCGCTCCATTCGCTACGCTGCGACTGCGGCTTTCAGCGCGACGCCGCCCTCAAGATGATCGCCGACGAGGGCCGGGGGCTGCTGGTCTACTTGCGGCAGGAGGGGCGCGGCATCGGCCTTTTGAACAAGATCAAGGCCTACGCGCTGCAAGACGCTGGCGCCGACACCGTCGAGGCCAACGAGCAGCTCGGCTTCGCGCCCGACCTGCGCGACTACGGTGTGGGCGCGCAGATCCTCTTGCACCAGGGCGTGAGAGAGCTCAGGCTGCTGACCAACAACCCGCGCAAGGTGGCCGGCTTGGAGGGCTACGGCATCGAGATCGTCGAGACGGTGCCCATTCGCGTCGGCAAGAACCCCTACAACGAGAAGTACCTGGCGACAAAGGCGAGCAAGCTCGGCCACCTGATGGAATGA
- a CDS encoding riboflavin synthase, with translation MFTGIVEEVGRIAAVREEGGNLRLALRAERVLEGMERGDSVAVGGACLTVVAHDEARFEVELSRETVAKTAPRWRVGESVNLERAVSASGRFGGHVVTGHIGGVGEVVDVRGEPGASVVIVRAPGAMSRYLIPKGSITVDGVSLTVVDVGGPAGSREDWPAERFSLWLIPHTLAVTTLGELEPGSQVNLEADVLAKYVERLTLMKAQERAAPELRGS, from the coding sequence GTGTTTACGGGCATCGTCGAGGAGGTCGGGCGCATCGCCGCCGTTCGCGAGGAGGGCGGCAACCTACGCCTCGCGCTCAGAGCCGAGCGGGTCCTGGAGGGCATGGAACGAGGCGATTCGGTGGCGGTGGGCGGAGCCTGCCTGACCGTGGTCGCCCACGACGAGGCACGCTTCGAGGTCGAGCTCTCCCGGGAGACGGTCGCCAAGACGGCGCCGCGCTGGCGGGTGGGCGAGAGCGTCAACCTCGAGCGCGCCGTGAGCGCTTCCGGGCGCTTCGGCGGCCACGTCGTCACCGGCCACATAGGGGGCGTGGGCGAGGTCGTAGACGTCCGGGGCGAGCCGGGCGCCTCCGTCGTCATCGTGCGGGCGCCGGGCGCCATGAGCCGCTACCTCATTCCCAAGGGCAGCATCACCGTGGACGGCGTCAGCCTGACGGTGGTGGACGTGGGCGGCCCGGCCGGGTCAAGGGAGGACTGGCCCGCCGAGCGCTTCAGCCTCTGGCTCATCCCGCACACCCTGGCGGTGACCACCCTCGGTGAACTCGAGCCCGGCTCCCAGGTCAACCTCGAGGCCGACGTGCTGGCCAAATACGTCGAGCGCCTCACGCTGATGAAGGCGCAGGAAAGGGCAGCCCCCGAGCTGCGAGGGAGTTGA